Proteins found in one Pectobacterium atrosepticum genomic segment:
- a CDS encoding single-stranded DNA-binding protein, with protein MASRGVNKVILVGHLGQDPEIRYMPNGGAVANMTLATSETWRDKQSGEQKEKTEWHRVVIFGKLAEVAGEYLRKGSQVYIEGSLQTRKWADQAGVERYTTEVVVNVGGTLQMLGSRPNAGSNNQSAASTAWGKPQQPVAPAQSGPPQSQRSAGNEPPMDFDDDIPFLGFGYGVCRKAIYAVS; from the coding sequence ATGGCTTCACGCGGTGTTAACAAAGTTATCTTAGTTGGCCATCTCGGTCAGGATCCTGAAATTCGCTATATGCCGAATGGTGGTGCAGTTGCCAACATGACATTAGCGACCTCTGAAACCTGGCGGGATAAGCAAAGTGGTGAACAGAAAGAGAAGACCGAATGGCACCGTGTGGTGATTTTCGGGAAACTCGCTGAAGTCGCTGGCGAATATCTTCGCAAAGGCTCTCAGGTTTACATTGAAGGTTCATTACAAACGCGTAAATGGGCTGATCAGGCTGGGGTAGAACGCTATACGACTGAAGTTGTCGTTAACGTTGGCGGCACATTGCAGATGCTAGGCTCTCGTCCTAACGCTGGAAGTAACAACCAAAGTGCAGCCAGTACTGCATGGGGAAAACCTCAGCAGCCAGTTGCACCGGCGCAGAGTGGTCCCCCTCAGTCTCAACGTTCAGCAGGCAATGAACCGCCGATGGATTTTGACGATGATATCCCGTTCCTTGGGTTTGGTTATGGCGTATGTCGCAAGGCAATCTACGCCGTTTCGTAA
- a CDS encoding PilN family type IVB pilus formation outer membrane protein has translation MSQFTPHFTYRNVALALLVSTVLNGCATKGFRDADDQAERDIRTAEQLHGLSLKQPSSPSLVWVDEPWVNPRPIRVSARAQQVKLPPCSLTLIIDGSLSLYEVGQRITRSCGFPVVITPDAMSALSGPASQGGVGATRAIQGALPRPDEGGRPALGSIGGVTSTQSFSPNIGAGLITDISWEGEPLGGALDQITSRLGLNWKFENSQVVLYYLDTRTYRLKVLNAETAMNSNLTGTSSSTAGGDSSSVSGSQNSGQSTSVKLESKIHNDIGQSIKSMVSSSGSWHLSGSTGELVVTDVPQVLDRVESYIDSLNVRMNRMVKLMVSVYSVQRKGSSQTSLDWSVVGKRLDRFGLTLAGTPTATTAVSSAGINVVDGKFAGTTALFRALETQGKVSVVMAHEATTTNLVPAPFQIAGQMVYLRNQKTTVSENYATTDMEPGSITTGTQMTLLPDIRDEGDIQLQFNFSHSDPAQLRRESSEDGRTKMEMPYTTVRSLSERVNLKPGQTLIVSGYNSRNLTASREGAFDPDVTVAGGGKSSETDDVTLIIAVTPVLM, from the coding sequence ATGTCACAATTTACTCCTCATTTTACTTACCGGAACGTTGCGTTGGCATTGCTCGTCTCTACGGTCCTGAATGGTTGTGCTACCAAAGGATTTCGTGATGCGGATGATCAAGCTGAGCGGGATATCCGGACAGCTGAGCAGTTGCATGGATTATCTCTCAAGCAGCCTTCCTCACCTTCACTGGTCTGGGTCGATGAGCCCTGGGTTAATCCCCGTCCTATTCGTGTCAGCGCTCGCGCGCAACAGGTTAAGTTGCCGCCATGCAGCCTGACATTGATTATTGATGGCAGCTTGTCTTTGTATGAAGTAGGGCAGCGTATTACCCGCAGTTGTGGGTTCCCTGTCGTGATAACGCCTGATGCCATGAGCGCGCTGTCCGGTCCAGCATCACAGGGAGGCGTAGGGGCGACTCGCGCTATCCAGGGGGCGCTTCCTCGTCCAGATGAAGGTGGGCGTCCCGCACTTGGTAGTATTGGCGGCGTAACGTCTACTCAATCATTTTCACCGAATATCGGTGCAGGGCTGATTACGGATATTAGTTGGGAAGGGGAGCCGCTAGGCGGGGCGTTGGATCAGATTACCTCTCGCTTGGGACTTAACTGGAAATTCGAAAACAGTCAGGTGGTGCTGTATTACCTGGATACGCGAACTTACCGTCTCAAGGTTCTCAATGCCGAAACGGCGATGAACTCTAACTTAACGGGAACCAGCAGTTCGACAGCCGGTGGTGATAGCAGCTCGGTCAGTGGCAGCCAAAATTCCGGACAAAGCACGAGCGTCAAGCTGGAAAGCAAAATTCATAATGATATCGGTCAGTCCATCAAATCGATGGTCAGCTCATCCGGAAGCTGGCATCTGTCTGGTTCAACGGGCGAACTGGTTGTGACAGATGTTCCCCAGGTATTGGATAGAGTCGAGAGTTATATCGACAGCCTGAATGTGCGTATGAATCGGATGGTCAAGTTGATGGTGAGCGTCTATTCGGTTCAGCGTAAGGGCTCCAGCCAGACATCACTGGACTGGTCTGTCGTGGGTAAGCGTCTCGATCGCTTTGGCTTAACGTTGGCGGGTACGCCAACGGCAACTACCGCTGTTTCATCTGCGGGTATCAATGTTGTTGATGGGAAATTTGCAGGAACAACGGCGTTATTCCGAGCGCTAGAGACGCAAGGCAAGGTGTCTGTTGTGATGGCGCATGAGGCGACGACCACCAATCTGGTCCCCGCACCGTTTCAGATCGCAGGACAAATGGTTTACCTGAGAAACCAGAAGACAACGGTATCTGAGAACTATGCCACAACCGATATGGAGCCAGGAAGTATCACTACAGGGACGCAAATGACGCTGTTACCGGATATTCGCGATGAAGGGGATATTCAACTGCAATTTAACTTCAGCCACTCCGATCCGGCACAATTACGCCGTGAATCGTCTGAAGACGGCAGAACTAAAATGGAGATGCCGTATACCACCGTACGTAGCTTAAGTGAGCGGGTTAACCTGAAACCAGGTCAGACCTTGATCGTCAGTGGCTATAACTCCCGTAATCTGACTGCCTCTCGCGAAGGGGCATTTGATCCTGACGTCACTGTCGCCGGCGGTGGTAAATCCAGTGAGACGGATGACGTTACGCTGATTATCGCTGTTACGCCCGTGCTGATGTGA
- a CDS encoding pilus assembly protein: protein MTRPLRHPRNTPTLACLSAAAMLVAGCAQQTTTSSVSRQNVSPRVNDIYQNRSPEVVRYDRYTLVSTRPADSQRDPLNQMIDITMPPQLVRSVGDGFRYLLLESGYSLCPSSSSMFSELLGRPLPGVQRNIGPVRLSEALQIVAGPAWRLRVDDVNREICFVLRDEYRSFAPAASVALSTAPVKSAISTTPKTSGTPFTGSGAQTTTRMLKPGSQPLPVPTLMTPSPVATGSKPLVAGATTPVSANTSVSSAVIPMPSVAAQMLPLSGQPSPVKSSVIPAPAAKSTLAPTTALLPAPVAQSPKKEETTKLLSTPSKTIPATVSPVVSTPVVSPSLASEPKPIPVIIPVWKAEPGITLREFLTRQASTVECPYGGKWTVVWPVNVDYPISARLVIHGSFDALLERIFFLYGPGKVDTPLYGRANRSQCVVAVSDKPGEK, encoded by the coding sequence ATGACAAGACCTTTGCGGCACCCTCGAAATACGCCAACGCTGGCATGCCTTTCTGCTGCAGCAATGTTGGTAGCTGGATGTGCTCAACAGACAACAACGTCTTCAGTTTCCCGTCAGAATGTGTCTCCCAGAGTGAACGACATTTATCAAAATCGTTCACCTGAGGTTGTGCGCTATGATCGCTATACTCTGGTCAGCACCCGCCCTGCGGATTCACAACGCGATCCACTCAATCAAATGATCGACATCACGATGCCCCCGCAACTGGTGCGTAGCGTCGGGGATGGATTTCGGTATTTGTTGTTAGAGTCTGGTTATTCGCTATGCCCTTCGTCTTCATCAATGTTTTCTGAACTACTTGGGCGTCCGCTGCCAGGCGTACAACGCAATATTGGCCCGGTTCGTCTCAGTGAAGCGTTGCAGATAGTTGCCGGTCCTGCATGGCGACTGCGTGTCGATGATGTGAATCGGGAGATCTGTTTTGTGCTTCGCGATGAATACCGTTCATTTGCGCCAGCCGCCTCCGTTGCATTGTCTACCGCACCTGTTAAATCGGCCATTTCAACGACGCCGAAGACTTCCGGAACTCCCTTTACGGGCTCAGGGGCGCAGACGACAACGCGCATGTTAAAACCGGGCAGTCAACCCTTGCCTGTTCCTACGTTGATGACACCGTCGCCAGTTGCGACAGGCAGTAAGCCTTTAGTCGCGGGTGCAACGACCCCTGTATCTGCGAACACGTCGGTATCTTCTGCTGTTATACCGATGCCTTCTGTTGCTGCCCAAATGCTCCCGTTGTCTGGGCAACCATCACCGGTCAAATCTTCAGTTATTCCAGCTCCGGCTGCAAAATCCACCTTGGCACCGACTACAGCCTTACTACCGGCTCCTGTTGCGCAGTCGCCGAAAAAAGAGGAAACGACAAAGCTGCTTTCGACGCCGTCTAAAACGATCCCTGCAACCGTTTCTCCGGTGGTATCAACGCCAGTAGTTTCTCCGTCTTTGGCTTCGGAACCTAAGCCCATCCCTGTCATTATCCCGGTCTGGAAAGCAGAACCGGGTATTACATTACGTGAGTTTTTGACACGTCAGGCATCCACTGTTGAGTGTCCATACGGCGGAAAATGGACTGTTGTTTGGCCCGTTAATGTTGACTACCCCATTTCTGCTCGCTTAGTCATCCATGGCAGTTTTGATGCACTACTAGAGCGCATTTTCTTTTTGTATGGCCCAGGAAAGGTTGATACGCCGCTCTACGGTCGTGCTAATCGCAGCCAATGCGTTGTTGCTGTCTCTGATAAACCTGGAGAGAAGTAA
- a CDS encoding DUF3577 domain-containing protein, giving the protein MSANNNNQAQNNSQTGKSEYFNLLINGLGYVSNIRHVTGTSGQFLSCVINALSGPADKANYVRFDVTVAGKEATDLIARCQKASDEDQKVLIGFTLSNLSAEIFTLKSGDHAGEQRVSQKARLIKVDWIKIGQEQVYKAEKSDSVPPQNNGTAAAKSYANNSF; this is encoded by the coding sequence ATGTCTGCAAATAACAACAACCAAGCTCAAAACAATTCTCAAACTGGTAAATCAGAATATTTTAATCTTCTGATTAATGGATTGGGATATGTCAGTAATATTCGTCACGTTACTGGCACATCAGGACAATTCCTGAGTTGTGTCATTAATGCTTTAAGTGGTCCGGCAGATAAAGCGAACTATGTTCGTTTTGATGTCACTGTGGCTGGTAAAGAGGCGACTGACCTGATCGCACGCTGCCAAAAGGCGTCAGATGAGGATCAGAAAGTTCTTATCGGATTCACACTGAGCAATCTCTCTGCTGAGATTTTTACATTAAAATCCGGTGACCATGCCGGTGAACAGCGTGTTAGCCAGAAGGCCCGATTGATTAAGGTTGACTGGATTAAGATAGGCCAAGAACAGGTCTATAAAGCTGAAAAATCTGACTCCGTGCCTCCTCAGAATAATGGTACCGCTGCGGCTAAATCCTATGCGAATAATTCATTCTGA
- a CDS encoding DUF29 domain-containing protein, translating to MTTHIRYETDVVAWANEQAELLRSGKFSEIDCENIAEEIADVGKSEQRELASRMAVLIAHLLKWKYQPERRGSSWEKTVKAQRKDVAYALKESPSLKTKLNDPDWYDVIWSKAVAIATDETQLENLPDEQIWTVEEVLYAEFWPN from the coding sequence ATGACTACTCATATTCGATACGAGACTGATGTCGTCGCCTGGGCTAATGAACAGGCGGAACTTTTACGCTCCGGTAAGTTTTCAGAGATCGACTGCGAGAATATCGCGGAGGAGATTGCAGACGTGGGTAAGAGCGAACAACGGGAGCTGGCAAGCCGCATGGCTGTCTTGATTGCTCACCTGCTGAAATGGAAATATCAACCGGAACGTCGTGGTTCGAGCTGGGAAAAGACGGTCAAAGCGCAGCGTAAAGATGTTGCGTATGCGTTGAAAGAGTCTCCCAGTTTGAAAACCAAGCTGAATGACCCTGATTGGTATGATGTTATCTGGTCTAAAGCAGTTGCCATCGCTACGGATGAAACACAGCTTGAAAACTTGCCGGATGAACAAATCTGGACAGTAGAAGAGGTGTTGTACGCCGAGTTCTGGCCAAATTAA
- a CDS encoding pilus assembly protein: MQGMLVLMAFLVLIGGYQGARSAGDALSDSVIETSTARHMLQTANTLGRLKAQGINVLSLCPGNRPSNLLSIPGLEDNPDIYCTEHNGRVVVWAKEKPVMAKVLRELSRDSRLLARISDGRVNTLVDPAPWSVPLPASVTEGSLVYIN; the protein is encoded by the coding sequence ATGCAGGGCATGTTGGTGTTAATGGCGTTTTTAGTCCTGATCGGCGGGTATCAAGGGGCTCGCTCTGCCGGTGACGCGTTGAGTGATTCGGTCATCGAAACCTCCACTGCGCGCCACATGCTGCAGACGGCCAACACGCTTGGCAGGTTGAAGGCTCAGGGGATAAACGTTTTGTCTTTATGTCCCGGGAACCGCCCCTCAAATCTACTTTCGATTCCTGGATTGGAAGATAACCCAGACATTTACTGTACCGAACATAACGGACGGGTTGTTGTGTGGGCAAAAGAAAAACCGGTTATGGCCAAGGTGTTACGTGAATTATCCCGTGACTCGCGGCTTCTGGCTCGTATCAGCGACGGCCGAGTGAATACTCTGGTTGACCCTGCCCCTTGGTCAGTTCCATTGCCTGCCAGTGTCACGGAAGGCTCGTTGGTATACATCAACTAA